The genomic window ATCCCGCTGCAGGCCTACTTCCGGATCAACACCGAGAACATGGGTCAGTTCGAGCGCACGCTGATCATCGCCGACGAGGGCAGCTACGTGCACTACATCGAGGGCTGCACCGCGCCGATCTACAAGTCGGACTCGCTGCACTCCGCGGTCGTCGAGATCATCGTCAAGAAGAACGCCCGCGTCCGCTACACGACGATCCAGAACTGGTCGAACAACGTCTACAACCTGGTCACGAAGCGCGCCACGGCCGCTGAAGGAGCGACCATGGAGTGGATCGACGGCAACATCGGATCCAAGGTCACGATGAAGTACCCGTCCATCTACCTCATGGGCGAGCACGCCAAGGGCGAGACCCTGTCCGTCGCCTTCGCCGGTCCCGGCCAGCACCAGGACGCCGGCGCGAAGATGATCCACATGGCTCCGTACACGCAGTCGTCAATCGTCTCCAAGTCGATCGCCCGAGGCGGCGGACGCGCGGGATACCGCGGCGAGGTCCGGGTGGACGCCAACGCCCATCACTCGGCCAACACCGTGCGCTGCGACGCGCTCCTGGTCGACACCATCTCCCGGAGCGACACGTACCCGGCGATCGACATCCGCGTGGACGACGTCCAGCTCGGACACGAGGCGACGGTGTCCAAGGTCAGCGAGGAGCAGCTCTTCTACCTCATGAGCCGCGGCATGCCGGAGGACGAGGCCATGGCGATGATCGTCCGCGGCTTCATCGAGCCGATCGCCCGCGAACTGCCCATGGAGTACGCACTCGAACTCAACAAGCTCATCGAGATGGGCATGGAAGGATCCGTCGGTTAATGACGACTGCAGCACCGACTCAGACCGAAGGACAGCACGGCATCACGGCACACAGCGACGGCGCAGGA from Plantibacter flavus includes these protein-coding regions:
- the sufB gene encoding Fe-S cluster assembly protein SufB — encoded protein: MSDILIDRPELAGLGQYEFGWHDGDVAGASARRGISTEVVADISALKSEPEWMLQRRLKALQLFERKPMPTWGADLSEIDFENIKYFVRSTEKQAQTWEDLPDDIKNTYEKLGIPEAERQRLVSGVAAQYESEVVYHQINEELEAQGVIFMDTDTALREHPEFFEEYFGTVIPSGDNKFAALNTAVWSGGSFVYVPPGVHVEIPLQAYFRINTENMGQFERTLIIADEGSYVHYIEGCTAPIYKSDSLHSAVVEIIVKKNARVRYTTIQNWSNNVYNLVTKRATAAEGATMEWIDGNIGSKVTMKYPSIYLMGEHAKGETLSVAFAGPGQHQDAGAKMIHMAPYTQSSIVSKSIARGGGRAGYRGEVRVDANAHHSANTVRCDALLVDTISRSDTYPAIDIRVDDVQLGHEATVSKVSEEQLFYLMSRGMPEDEAMAMIVRGFIEPIARELPMEYALELNKLIEMGMEGSVG